One region of Syntrophobacter fumaroxidans MPOB genomic DNA includes:
- a CDS encoding sulfotransferase family protein — MKRDVGDVGDVGGAGSDFTFEGEKVAGNTNESGILSGTTTGSGGGEPARGDVRGERGSRAVSIGKTVREATAFPKRHPLLSAVNSLARMFPCNGLMRLDEDRLLARARRTTGLVDFGGDSFREPFRILLGSLEADAQLNFIGRVCVRNDIVRTLRNRLRLVEDVKRHPEISGEVIRRPLFITGLPRTGSTFLHALLAQDPAARSPQVWEVMHPSPPPEKAAYGTDPRIARTEKELRWIDVLMPDFNTVHLIEATLPQECIAITGLSFISYVFDSMYYVYSYRNWLDRADKRPAYEWHRKFLQHLQWRCPGTHWVLKAPSHLVSLDALLQVYPDAGIIMTHRDPLKVMPSCTSFTAVLRGAFTDRLDKAQLGEEVKWRWEGSAASAIRFREEHPALRNRFFDVGYVDLVRDSVAMVRRIYDHFGMQLTPEAEEAMRAFAGRHRMNKHGVHHYTLEEFGFDPDALARCFRFYTDYFDVMPETHR; from the coding sequence GTGAAACGGGATGTCGGGGATGTCGGGGATGTCGGGGGTGCGGGTTCCGACTTCACATTCGAAGGGGAGAAAGTGGCCGGAAACACCAATGAATCCGGAATATTGTCCGGCACGACGACCGGTTCCGGCGGCGGAGAACCCGCACGGGGCGACGTGCGCGGGGAGCGCGGCAGTCGCGCGGTGAGCATCGGGAAGACGGTCCGGGAGGCGACCGCTTTCCCGAAACGGCACCCGCTGCTGAGCGCCGTGAATTCGCTCGCACGGATGTTTCCCTGCAACGGTCTGATGCGACTGGATGAAGACCGCCTGCTCGCGCGCGCCCGCCGAACGACCGGCCTGGTCGACTTTGGAGGGGATTCCTTCCGTGAGCCCTTCAGAATTCTGCTCGGGTCGCTGGAGGCGGACGCGCAACTGAACTTCATCGGACGGGTCTGCGTGCGCAACGACATTGTCCGCACCCTGCGGAACCGGCTGCGCCTGGTGGAAGACGTGAAGCGTCATCCGGAGATATCCGGTGAGGTCATTCGACGCCCGCTGTTCATCACGGGGCTGCCGAGAACCGGTTCGACCTTTCTCCATGCGCTGCTGGCCCAGGACCCGGCCGCCCGGTCGCCGCAGGTATGGGAAGTGATGCACCCTTCTCCTCCGCCGGAGAAAGCCGCTTATGGCACCGACCCGCGAATCGCCAGGACTGAAAAGGAACTGCGGTGGATCGACGTTCTGATGCCTGATTTCAACACCGTCCACCTGATCGAGGCGACGCTTCCCCAGGAGTGCATCGCCATCACCGGACTGTCTTTCATCAGTTACGTGTTCGATTCGATGTATTACGTGTATTCGTATCGGAACTGGCTCGACAGGGCGGATAAACGCCCGGCCTACGAATGGCACCGGAAATTCCTCCAGCACCTGCAATGGCGCTGCCCCGGAACGCACTGGGTGCTCAAGGCGCCCAGTCACCTGGTCTCGCTCGATGCGCTCCTGCAGGTCTATCCCGATGCGGGCATCATCATGACCCACAGGGACCCGCTCAAGGTGATGCCTTCCTGCACCAGCTTCACCGCCGTGTTGCGCGGGGCGTTCACCGATCGCCTGGACAAGGCTCAACTCGGCGAGGAAGTGAAGTGGCGCTGGGAGGGGTCCGCGGCATCGGCCATCCGGTTTCGTGAAGAACACCCGGCCCTGCGGAACCGGTTTTTCGATGTCGGGTATGTCGACCTCGTGCGGGATTCCGTGGCGATGGTCCGCCGCATCTACGACCATTTCGGGATGCAGCTTACGCCCGAGGCCGAGGAGGCGATGAGGGCCTTTGCCGGAAGACACCGCATGAACAAGCACGGTGTGCACCATTACACGCTCGAGGAATTCGGTTTCGATCCCGATGCCCTGGCACGATGCTTTCGGTTCTACACCGACTATTTTGATGTCATGCCCGAAACGCATCGATGA
- a CDS encoding flippase-like domain-containing protein, whose protein sequence is MDLPRNPMRWVTLILLAVALVFLFWMLNEIGWDNISRQFIRIGYYWPLVLLPYGLLNLLVTLSWSVLLLTSEVRPSLGRLFMLRLAGESLNQLTPTATMGGEPFKAVRLTAAGVPWEEATASVLIQRGILVLGLVTYIVLGLVLAPFLVHGTSSNLEVLGLGTLLLGAGGLAFVYLQSRGPCLMGVRLLERLRLCPDRLRAKESELAKLDAFLAEFYRLYPRRGLLAFVLVLASWAAQAVEVYLVFQLLGHPISWGLAVCLDALVMLFAAVGFLIPASIGVQDGGGVLLSLGFNLGAALGAAFGILRRIREAFWLSLGLVVLAREK, encoded by the coding sequence ATGGATTTGCCCCGCAACCCCATGCGATGGGTGACCTTGATCTTGCTGGCCGTCGCCCTGGTCTTCCTGTTCTGGATGCTGAATGAAATCGGCTGGGACAACATCAGCCGGCAGTTCATCCGGATCGGGTACTACTGGCCCCTGGTCCTGTTGCCGTACGGTCTGCTCAATCTCCTGGTGACGCTTTCCTGGAGCGTACTGCTGCTGACATCGGAAGTTCGACCGTCATTGGGCAGGCTTTTCATGCTGCGCCTTGCCGGAGAATCTCTCAATCAGCTAACCCCGACGGCCACCATGGGGGGAGAGCCTTTTAAGGCCGTGCGCCTGACCGCCGCGGGGGTGCCCTGGGAGGAAGCCACGGCCTCGGTGCTTATACAGAGGGGCATTCTGGTCCTGGGCCTGGTGACTTATATTGTGCTCGGCCTGGTCCTGGCTCCGTTTCTGGTCCACGGCACCTCCTCGAACCTGGAAGTGCTCGGCCTCGGCACACTGTTGCTGGGAGCCGGCGGGCTGGCTTTTGTCTACCTGCAGAGCAGGGGCCCATGCCTCATGGGCGTCCGGTTGCTGGAACGGCTGCGCCTTTGCCCGGACCGCCTGAGGGCGAAGGAATCGGAGCTGGCCAAGCTGGATGCCTTTCTTGCGGAATTCTACCGTTTGTATCCGAGGCGCGGGTTGCTGGCTTTCGTGCTGGTTCTCGCCAGTTGGGCGGCCCAGGCCGTGGAGGTCTACCTGGTGTTCCAGCTGCTGGGACATCCCATCAGCTGGGGGCTTGCCGTGTGCCTGGATGCACTGGTCATGCTCTTTGCGGCCGTCGGGTTTCTCATCCCCGCCTCGATTGGAGTGCAGGATGGCGGCGGCGTCCTTCTTTCCCTCGGATTCAACCTGGGAGCGGCCCTCGGGGCGGCCTTCGGCATCCTGCGTCGCATCCGGGAAGCTTTCTGGCTTTCGCTGGGGTTGGTGGTGCTGGCGCGGGAGAAGTGA
- a CDS encoding MFS transporter: MSQFNLKILLLLSCGHMVVDIYQGALPAILPFLKDRLDLSYTVAGTILIASNLTSSVIQPLFGFLSDKKEKAYLLPLGTFAAGAGFSLLAGAGHYLLILLLVAISGFGIAAYHPEGFKTARFFTGQKMATGMSVFAVGGNFGNALGPIIALSIINYFGFSSLPWMFLPAAAFTIGIIALRKSVAIPAKDRPAVAENTPPIPRRAHRAMIVIICVIIMRTWTQIGLMTYIPFYYIDVLKQDPVFAGKLVSMLLLGGAFGTLAGSPLADRWGHRLWLRFSMLGSFFLFPLIFHLQGFLLSVAVTLFGAVLISTFSVTVVMGQNLLPRNLGVASGLIVGFAIGAGGIGVTLLGILADHFGVPFAFKCIGFLPLAGFLMSLLLEYPLKKTA; the protein is encoded by the coding sequence ATGAGCCAGTTCAACTTGAAGATCCTGCTTCTTCTGTCTTGCGGTCACATGGTGGTCGACATCTACCAGGGGGCGCTCCCGGCCATTCTGCCCTTCCTCAAGGACAGGCTGGACCTCAGCTACACCGTTGCCGGCACGATCTTGATCGCCTCCAACCTGACGTCGTCGGTGATCCAACCCCTTTTCGGGTTTCTTTCCGACAAGAAAGAAAAGGCTTACCTATTGCCGCTGGGCACGTTCGCCGCGGGAGCGGGATTCTCTCTTCTCGCCGGCGCCGGTCACTATCTGCTGATTCTTCTGCTGGTGGCGATCAGCGGATTCGGAATCGCCGCTTACCATCCGGAAGGTTTCAAGACGGCCCGTTTTTTCACGGGACAGAAGATGGCCACGGGCATGTCCGTCTTCGCAGTGGGCGGGAATTTCGGAAACGCGCTCGGTCCCATCATCGCCCTGTCCATCATCAACTACTTCGGGTTCTCCTCCCTGCCCTGGATGTTCCTGCCGGCCGCCGCCTTCACAATCGGCATCATCGCCCTGCGCAAGAGCGTGGCCATTCCCGCAAAGGACCGGCCCGCGGTTGCCGAAAACACTCCCCCGATTCCCCGGCGTGCGCATCGCGCCATGATCGTCATCATCTGCGTCATCATCATGAGGACATGGACGCAGATCGGCCTGATGACCTATATTCCCTTCTACTACATCGACGTGCTGAAACAGGACCCGGTTTTTGCCGGGAAGCTCGTGAGCATGCTGTTGCTGGGCGGAGCTTTCGGAACCCTTGCCGGCTCGCCGCTCGCAGACCGCTGGGGACACCGGCTCTGGCTTCGCTTCTCGATGCTCGGGAGCTTCTTTCTGTTTCCCCTTATCTTCCATCTCCAGGGCTTCCTGCTCTCGGTCGCCGTGACGCTTTTCGGGGCGGTCCTCATCTCCACCTTCTCGGTGACGGTGGTGATGGGACAGAACCTTCTGCCGCGCAACCTCGGTGTCGCATCGGGTCTCATCGTCGGCTTCGCGATCGGCGCGGGCGGAATCGGAGTGACCCTTCTCGGGATCCTCGCCGACCATTTCGGGGTCCCTTTCGCCTTTAAGTGCATCGGTTTCCTTCCCCTGGCCGGGTTTCTCATGAGCCTGCTCCTCGAGTATCCTTTGAAGAAAACCGCCTGA
- a CDS encoding Tm-1-like ATP-binding domain-containing protein has product MEKAVVIVGSLDTKGEEVAFIRDLVEMEGLKTLVVDCGMTGEPAFKPNVTRGEVAAAAGGEPAGLASGEHGDEAVNTMAAGLAVVVRGLYEKGRLHGIIGMGGAVGTSVATTAMRTLPVGLPKVMVSTVGGGDVSTYAGTKDITFIPSIVDIAGINRISRRIFANAAGAIAGMVKMEIPRAFDEKPLVAASMSGNTTACVDRARSVMEKMGYEVLVFDTTGAGGRTMESLVDDGFVVGSMDITTTELADFVCGGVFNAGSDRCMAASRAGIPTVLVPGCVDTANFPGMETVPEKYKRRNLYRLNPNVTLLRTNVEENARIGEIIAAAANAATAPVAVLLPLKGVSALGGEGGCFRDPKADRACFESIKKNLKPSIPVIEMDNNINDPEFAEKVALTLLNMLDL; this is encoded by the coding sequence ATGGAAAAAGCGGTAGTGATCGTCGGTTCGCTGGATACCAAAGGGGAGGAGGTCGCTTTCATCAGGGACCTGGTGGAAATGGAAGGTCTGAAAACCCTCGTGGTTGATTGCGGCATGACGGGTGAGCCGGCGTTCAAGCCGAACGTCACGCGCGGCGAGGTGGCGGCGGCGGCGGGAGGGGAGCCGGCCGGGCTCGCATCCGGGGAGCACGGGGATGAGGCCGTGAATACCATGGCTGCGGGGCTGGCGGTCGTCGTGCGCGGACTGTACGAAAAAGGCAGGCTGCACGGGATCATCGGGATGGGGGGCGCCGTGGGGACATCCGTGGCCACAACCGCCATGCGCACCCTTCCGGTCGGTCTCCCCAAGGTGATGGTGTCCACGGTGGGCGGCGGAGACGTGAGCACCTACGCGGGCACCAAGGACATCACCTTCATCCCGTCGATCGTGGATATTGCCGGGATCAACCGAATCAGCCGCAGAATTTTCGCCAATGCCGCCGGGGCGATTGCCGGAATGGTGAAAATGGAGATTCCGCGGGCGTTCGATGAGAAGCCTCTCGTTGCGGCATCGATGTCCGGGAACACGACGGCCTGTGTTGACCGCGCGCGCAGCGTTATGGAGAAAATGGGGTACGAAGTGCTGGTGTTCGATACCACCGGGGCCGGCGGCAGGACCATGGAAAGCCTCGTTGATGACGGTTTTGTGGTCGGTTCGATGGACATCACCACCACGGAGCTTGCGGATTTCGTGTGCGGAGGCGTGTTCAACGCCGGATCGGACCGGTGCATGGCGGCTTCCCGAGCAGGTATCCCCACCGTTCTGGTCCCGGGATGCGTGGACACGGCCAACTTCCCGGGAATGGAAACGGTGCCGGAGAAATACAAGAGGCGCAACCTCTACCGGCTGAACCCCAACGTCACCCTGCTGCGCACGAACGTCGAAGAAAACGCCCGCATAGGCGAAATCATCGCCGCCGCGGCAAACGCCGCCACGGCTCCGGTCGCTGTTTTGCTGCCCTTGAAGGGGGTATCCGCGCTGGGCGGCGAAGGCGGCTGTTTCCGGGATCCGAAGGCAGATCGCGCCTGCTTCGAGAGCATCAAGAAGAATCTGAAGCCATCCATCCCGGTGATCGAAATGGACAACAATATCAACGATCCGGAATTTGCGGAAAAGGTGGCGTTGACCCTTCTGAACATGCTTGACCTGTAA
- a CDS encoding hydrogenase maturation protease codes for MIEELFTKPILIFGCGNVLLGDDGFGPAVVEYLLEHFTLPDDVYAVDVGTGIRDLLIDYVLMPDKPKRIFIVDSICRPMRKPGELLEVDLSELGVQKQHDFAVHQFPSTNLLEELRSEGGVEVRVLAVQVKALPEEVRPGISDEVAAAVPRACEWLLEQVGVDS; via the coding sequence ATGATTGAAGAATTGTTCACGAAGCCCATCCTCATCTTCGGGTGCGGCAACGTGCTTCTGGGTGACGACGGGTTCGGCCCCGCCGTGGTGGAATACCTCCTGGAGCACTTTACGCTTCCCGATGACGTCTATGCCGTCGATGTGGGCACGGGCATCCGGGATTTGCTCATCGACTATGTGCTGATGCCCGACAAACCCAAGCGGATTTTCATTGTGGATTCGATTTGTCGGCCGATGAGGAAGCCCGGGGAGCTCCTCGAAGTGGATCTCAGCGAGCTTGGCGTTCAGAAGCAACACGATTTTGCGGTGCACCAGTTTCCTTCCACCAACCTGCTGGAGGAGCTCCGGAGCGAGGGGGGGGTGGAGGTGCGGGTCCTCGCGGTGCAGGTGAAGGCGCTCCCGGAGGAGGTGCGGCCGGGGATTTCCGATGAGGTGGCGGCGGCGGTGCCCAGGGCGTGCGAATGGTTGCTGGAGCAAGTCGGGGTGGATTCATGA
- a CDS encoding helix-turn-helix domain-containing protein yields MIVIRIGQLAEQLGVHRNTIRNWVRSGKLPARSMSGKRYLITESDFAKLCQEFGLERSAMKLKHVPGTPVMSREVSLSEQNVRVIGERSGRLLPDAHYGDACLTCGSCASACPISGIDGFDPRKAVRMAVLGLEEELIASQWPWKCTLCGKCEEACPMNVEIVGLIQRVRGLRDRGKVPGPLHKGVLMCLEKGNNLGIPREDFMALVEALSREMGEEGCPGFTVPIDVKGANILVTVNSKEPFAEPDDMKHWWKIFHAAGESWTIPSRYWEGVNWGFFTGDEEALKTIVGRLVENMYRLKCRALLLPEUGHAYYATRYGLQRWFQKDLRNFEVLSIFDLLMRYIREGRIRLDPRRHTSLTTFNDACNYGRKSLKTFGHGYFDEARQITRLCAPNFVEMYPNREGNYCCGGGGGSWAMPFKEERVFYGRLKARQIRNCKAKLVIASCHNCRDQIMKSLRKEYDLDIEVKYLWELVAESLVLPGRESEGSRS; encoded by the coding sequence ATGATAGTCATTCGAATCGGTCAATTGGCGGAGCAGTTGGGGGTCCATCGCAACACCATTCGCAACTGGGTGAGGAGCGGGAAGTTGCCTGCCCGCAGCATGTCGGGCAAACGTTATCTCATCACGGAGAGCGATTTCGCGAAGCTTTGCCAGGAATTCGGCCTGGAGCGGTCCGCGATGAAGCTCAAGCATGTGCCGGGCACTCCCGTGATGAGCCGGGAAGTCTCGTTGAGCGAGCAGAACGTGAGGGTGATCGGAGAGCGGTCCGGCCGGCTTCTTCCCGACGCCCACTACGGGGACGCGTGTCTGACCTGTGGCAGCTGTGCCAGTGCCTGTCCCATTTCCGGCATCGACGGCTTCGATCCGCGAAAAGCGGTCCGCATGGCCGTGCTCGGACTCGAGGAAGAGCTCATTGCATCGCAATGGCCCTGGAAGTGCACGCTGTGCGGCAAGTGCGAGGAGGCATGCCCGATGAACGTCGAGATCGTCGGGCTGATTCAGCGGGTGCGGGGACTGAGGGATCGCGGCAAGGTTCCCGGGCCTCTGCACAAGGGCGTGCTCATGTGCCTGGAAAAGGGCAACAACCTCGGGATACCCAGGGAGGACTTCATGGCGCTTGTCGAAGCGCTTTCCCGGGAGATGGGCGAAGAAGGGTGCCCGGGGTTCACGGTGCCCATCGATGTCAAAGGCGCCAATATCCTGGTCACGGTCAACTCCAAGGAGCCTTTCGCCGAACCCGACGACATGAAGCATTGGTGGAAGATTTTCCACGCCGCGGGGGAGTCCTGGACAATCCCGTCCAGGTACTGGGAGGGTGTGAACTGGGGGTTTTTCACGGGCGATGAGGAGGCGCTCAAGACCATTGTCGGTCGCCTCGTGGAGAACATGTACCGATTGAAGTGCAGGGCGCTGCTGCTGCCCGAATGAGGGCATGCGTACTACGCGACCCGGTACGGGTTGCAGAGGTGGTTCCAGAAGGATCTTCGGAATTTTGAAGTGCTATCCATTTTCGATCTGCTCATGCGATACATCCGAGAGGGCCGCATCCGCCTGGATCCCAGGCGTCACACGAGCCTGACCACCTTCAACGACGCCTGCAATTACGGGCGCAAGTCGCTCAAGACCTTCGGCCACGGGTATTTTGACGAAGCCCGGCAGATCACGCGGCTGTGTGCTCCCAACTTCGTGGAGATGTATCCGAACCGGGAGGGCAATTACTGCTGTGGCGGAGGCGGCGGGAGCTGGGCCATGCCGTTCAAGGAGGAACGCGTCTTCTACGGCCGTCTCAAGGCACGGCAGATCAGGAACTGCAAGGCGAAACTGGTGATCGCCTCCTGTCACAATTGCAGGGACCAGATCATGAAAAGCCTTCGCAAGGAATATGACCTCGATATCGAGGTGAAGTACCTCTGGGAACTCGTGGCCGAATCGCTAGTCCTTCCCGGCCGTGAGTCGGAAGGCTCCCGGAGTTAG
- a CDS encoding FAD-dependent oxidoreductase codes for MLILEEKIGAVLVVGGGVAGMQAALDLANSGYFVYLIERSGAVGGSMAQLDKTFPTNDCSMUILSPKLVECGRHLNIQLMTLTEVIRVEGELGHFRVTLRRHPRYVDMDHCISCGECAKVCPVEVKDEFNEKMSIRKAIYVKYPQAVPLKYQIDGRNCIRVRGGDCGGCEKVCPSGAVRFDEEEAIVEVEVGSIVLAPGFRPFNPSGIQNWGYGVFPNVITAMELERFLAASGPTDGHLIRPSDGKQIRKIAFVQCVGSRDINKAGRGYCSSVCCMYAIKEAMIAKDHVKELDISIFFTDMRTHGKDFERFYERARQRGIKFFRCRVPSIEPAEESGDLYFRYLTDEDKQIRDEFDLVVLSVGLDSPADIQKLADCVGIELNQNRFARTSSFTPVTTSKPGVYACGVFTGPKDIPLSIIEASAAATAAATPLSDVRYSLSRQKTFPAERDVSGEELRIGVFVCHCGSNIADVVDVDAVAAYAATLPRVAFVETLLFACSQDSQNLMCRRVQEKKLNRVVVAACTPRSHEALFRETLRASGLNECLFEMANIRNQGAWVHSGEPEAATSKAMDMVRMAVAKAGLLEPLAPVSVRINPQALVIGGGLAGMVAALGLADQGFPVHLVEKASQLGGNARHLFKTWKNEPIPSYVEQLIAQVKEHDLISVHLKSAISHAEGFVGSFRSTIQKSTGPQTIEHGVAVLATGGQALKPDEYGYGLSQNILTALEFDKLHLVGDERIKYGHNFVFIQCVGSREPGRAYCSRVCCTHSIQSAIALKQEDQSRRIFILHRDIRTYGLREELYTKARELGVVFINYETHRKPNVLLNEDRLSVVVWDHVLHEPFSIPADVLVLATAILPNPEVRDLARLYKLPVDSDGFLQEAHMKLRPVDFSTDGLFLAGLAHYPKPIEEAIAQAQAAVSRAVTVLSQRWIDLDYVKARINETTCDGCALCLDVCPYGALQLEEIPGSNGRQHAVVKAARCKGCGACQATCPKEGISVAGFTYRQISAQVKAALSDGEKRFAYDI; via the coding sequence ATGTTGATCCTCGAAGAAAAGATAGGCGCCGTCCTGGTCGTGGGGGGAGGCGTCGCCGGCATGCAGGCCGCGCTGGATCTCGCGAACAGCGGCTACTTCGTCTACCTGATCGAACGCTCCGGCGCGGTGGGAGGGTCCATGGCTCAACTGGACAAGACCTTTCCCACCAACGACTGTTCCATGTGAATTCTGTCGCCGAAACTGGTGGAGTGCGGTCGGCACTTGAACATTCAGTTGATGACGCTCACCGAGGTGATTCGGGTCGAGGGCGAGTTGGGGCATTTCCGGGTGACGTTGCGCCGGCATCCGCGTTACGTCGACATGGACCACTGCATTTCGTGCGGCGAGTGTGCCAAGGTGTGCCCGGTGGAGGTCAAGGACGAGTTCAACGAGAAGATGAGCATCCGGAAGGCCATCTACGTCAAGTACCCGCAGGCGGTTCCGCTCAAGTACCAGATCGACGGCCGCAACTGCATCCGGGTTCGCGGCGGAGACTGCGGCGGGTGCGAGAAGGTCTGCCCTTCCGGTGCCGTCCGGTTCGACGAAGAGGAGGCGATCGTCGAGGTCGAGGTGGGCTCGATCGTGCTCGCGCCGGGGTTTCGTCCCTTCAATCCGTCCGGCATCCAGAACTGGGGATACGGCGTTTTTCCCAATGTCATCACGGCCATGGAACTGGAACGGTTCCTGGCGGCGTCCGGTCCCACCGACGGGCATCTCATCCGCCCCTCCGACGGGAAGCAGATCAGGAAAATCGCTTTCGTGCAGTGCGTCGGCAGCCGCGACATCAACAAGGCGGGCCGCGGTTACTGCTCTTCCGTCTGCTGTATGTACGCCATCAAGGAGGCGATGATCGCCAAGGACCATGTCAAGGAACTGGACATCTCGATCTTCTTCACGGACATGCGGACGCACGGCAAGGATTTCGAACGTTTCTACGAGCGGGCGCGGCAGAGGGGCATCAAGTTCTTCCGCTGCCGGGTTCCTTCCATCGAACCTGCCGAGGAGAGCGGAGACCTTTACTTCCGCTATCTCACCGATGAAGACAAGCAGATCCGGGATGAATTCGACCTGGTCGTGCTCTCGGTGGGACTGGACAGTCCCGCCGACATACAGAAACTGGCGGATTGCGTCGGCATAGAGTTGAACCAGAACCGGTTCGCGCGCACGTCGTCCTTTACTCCGGTGACGACCAGCAAGCCCGGAGTCTATGCCTGCGGAGTGTTCACGGGCCCCAAGGACATTCCGCTGTCCATCATCGAAGCCTCGGCCGCGGCCACCGCGGCCGCAACTCCGCTCTCCGACGTGCGGTACAGTCTGTCCCGCCAGAAGACGTTTCCGGCGGAGCGGGACGTGAGCGGCGAGGAACTGAGGATCGGCGTTTTCGTGTGTCACTGCGGATCCAATATCGCGGACGTGGTGGACGTGGACGCCGTGGCGGCGTATGCGGCCACGCTTCCTCGCGTTGCCTTCGTCGAGACATTGCTGTTCGCCTGTTCTCAGGATTCGCAGAATCTGATGTGCCGCAGGGTCCAGGAGAAGAAGCTCAATCGCGTGGTGGTGGCGGCTTGTACTCCCAGGAGCCACGAGGCGTTGTTCCGGGAGACCCTGCGGGCCTCCGGGCTCAACGAGTGCCTGTTCGAGATGGCCAATATTCGCAATCAGGGTGCGTGGGTGCATTCCGGGGAGCCCGAGGCGGCCACGTCCAAGGCCATGGACATGGTGCGCATGGCCGTCGCCAAGGCCGGCCTGCTCGAACCGCTGGCTCCCGTTTCGGTGCGCATCAATCCGCAGGCGCTGGTCATCGGCGGCGGTCTGGCCGGCATGGTCGCGGCCCTCGGCCTCGCCGATCAGGGGTTTCCCGTTCACCTGGTGGAAAAGGCTTCCCAACTGGGCGGCAACGCCCGGCATTTGTTCAAGACGTGGAAGAACGAGCCGATTCCGTCCTACGTGGAGCAACTGATCGCCCAGGTCAAGGAACACGACCTGATCTCGGTTCATTTGAAATCCGCCATTTCACACGCGGAGGGGTTCGTCGGGAGTTTCCGCTCCACCATCCAGAAGTCCACGGGACCGCAGACGATCGAGCACGGCGTGGCCGTTCTGGCCACCGGCGGCCAGGCCCTGAAACCGGATGAATACGGCTACGGTCTGTCTCAAAACATCCTGACCGCGCTGGAATTCGACAAGCTCCATCTGGTGGGGGATGAACGCATCAAATACGGGCACAACTTCGTGTTCATCCAGTGCGTGGGATCGAGGGAGCCGGGCCGGGCCTATTGTTCCAGGGTCTGCTGCACCCATTCCATCCAGTCCGCCATCGCCTTGAAGCAGGAAGACCAGTCGCGGCGCATCTTCATCCTGCACCGCGACATCCGCACCTACGGGCTGAGGGAGGAACTCTACACCAAGGCGCGCGAGCTGGGCGTCGTTTTCATCAACTATGAAACGCACCGGAAACCGAACGTTCTGCTCAATGAAGATCGTCTCTCGGTGGTGGTCTGGGATCACGTGCTTCACGAGCCGTTCAGCATTCCGGCCGACGTACTGGTTCTGGCCACGGCGATCCTCCCGAATCCCGAAGTGCGGGATCTGGCCAGGTTGTACAAGCTCCCGGTGGATTCGGACGGGTTTCTCCAGGAAGCACACATGAAGCTGCGTCCCGTCGATTTTTCCACCGACGGGCTGTTCCTGGCCGGCCTGGCCCACTATCCCAAACCCATTGAAGAGGCGATCGCCCAGGCGCAGGCGGCGGTCTCACGGGCGGTCACCGTGCTTTCCCAGCGATGGATCGACCTCGACTACGTCAAGGCCCGGATCAATGAAACGACATGCGACGGGTGCGCTCTGTGCCTTGATGTGTGCCCCTACGGCGCCCTTCAGCTCGAGGAAATTCCAGGATCGAACGGCAGGCAGCACGCCGTGGTCAAGGCGGCCAGGTGCAAGGGTTGCGGTGCGTGTCAGGCGACGTGTCCCAAGGAGGGAATCAGCGTCGCGGGGTTCACCTACCGCCAGATTTCCGCGCAGGTGAAAGCCGCTTTGAGCGACGGTGAAAAGAGGTTTGCTTATGACATTTGA
- a CDS encoding hydrogenase iron-sulfur subunit, with the protein MTFEPRILVFACNWCAYAAADLAGTARIQYPTTVRLVRVMCSGMVHPDLIAEAFQYGADGVLLMGCHLGECHYQDGNQKAKARMAVVEELLELLGLEPDRFRLVWCSSAEADRFVNIVRDMTQTVRNFGPSPYRRDPPGRAAGREVLECQSP; encoded by the coding sequence ATGACATTTGAACCCCGCATTCTGGTATTTGCGTGCAATTGGTGCGCATATGCCGCCGCGGATCTGGCCGGTACCGCGCGCATTCAATATCCGACCACGGTCCGGCTGGTGCGGGTGATGTGCTCCGGGATGGTGCACCCCGACCTGATTGCCGAAGCCTTCCAGTATGGAGCGGACGGGGTGTTGCTCATGGGGTGCCACCTCGGCGAATGCCACTACCAGGACGGCAACCAGAAAGCCAAGGCGAGAATGGCCGTGGTCGAAGAGCTTCTCGAGCTGCTCGGGCTCGAACCCGACCGGTTTCGACTGGTGTGGTGTTCCTCGGCTGAAGCGGACCGGTTCGTCAACATCGTTCGCGACATGACCCAGACCGTCAGAAACTTCGGGCCGTCGCCGTACCGCAGAGATCCGCCCGGGCGCGCGGCGGGTCGGGAGGTGTTGGAATGCCAGTCACCGTAG